One genomic segment of Nocardioides cavernaquae includes these proteins:
- a CDS encoding FAD-dependent oxidoreductase encodes MARIAVIGGGFGGLASAARLAKLGHDITLLERGKHLGGAVSTIGPRASRGSRPDLDAPACRDPGPVPQVGPTPREGARPRPPGRRARALVRGRPTVACAAAHAECSTTRRGASRSAGIPLKPSDRSC; translated from the coding sequence ATGGCACGTATTGCAGTGATCGGCGGCGGGTTCGGCGGACTCGCCTCCGCAGCCCGGCTGGCCAAGCTCGGCCACGACATCACCCTCCTCGAACGCGGCAAGCACCTCGGCGGTGCCGTCAGCACGATCGGTCCGAGGGCTTCACGTGGGAGCCGGCCCGACCTCGACGCTCCTGCCTGCCGTGATCCGGGACCTGTTCCGCAAGTCGGGCCGACCCCTCGAGAAGGAGCTCGACCTCGTCCCCCAGGACGTCGTGCGCGAGCACTGGTTCGAGGACGGCCCACCGTCGCGTGCGCGGCGGCTCACGCGGAGTGCAGTACGACGCGTCGAGGAGCGTCGAGGTCGGCCGGCATCCCACTGAAGCCCTCGGACCGATCGTGCTGA
- a CDS encoding DUF4126 domain-containing protein — protein MESLALVFSSGWASGVNSYLVLLVLGLAERFGTFGQLPDVLGRWEVLAAAGFMFAMEFVADKIPYVDSTWDAISTAIRPTVGAVVGVLLAGDADSLNQAVAGVVGGSSALAAHSVKAGTRLAINASPEPATNILASLAEDSAVFVVMLFALHHPYIAASIAATLLVIGLVVLYYAIKLIRRGWRRWKRTDRRPSAYA, from the coding sequence GTGGAAAGTCTTGCGCTCGTCTTCTCCAGCGGCTGGGCCAGCGGCGTCAACAGCTACCTCGTTCTCCTCGTGCTGGGGCTCGCGGAGCGATTCGGGACGTTCGGCCAGCTCCCCGACGTCCTGGGACGCTGGGAGGTGCTCGCCGCGGCCGGGTTCATGTTCGCCATGGAGTTCGTCGCGGACAAGATCCCCTACGTCGACTCGACCTGGGACGCGATCTCCACAGCGATCCGCCCCACCGTCGGCGCAGTGGTCGGTGTCCTGCTCGCCGGCGACGCCGACAGCCTGAACCAGGCCGTCGCGGGTGTCGTCGGAGGCAGCTCCGCGCTCGCCGCCCACAGCGTGAAGGCCGGCACCCGGCTGGCGATCAACGCCTCCCCGGAGCCGGCCACCAACATCCTGGCCAGCCTCGCCGAGGACTCGGCGGTCTTCGTCGTGATGCTCTTCGCCCTGCACCACCCCTACATCGCCGCGTCGATCGCCGCGACGCTGCTGGTGATCGGACTGGTCGTCCTCTACTACGCGATCAAGCTGATCCGGCGTGGCTGGCGGAGGTGGAAGCGGACGGACCGCCGTCCATCCGCCTACGCCTGA